Below is a genomic region from Sphingomonas phyllosphaerae.
TTCCTGCAGCAGCACGCGCATCAGTCCGCTTCGCATTGTCACACCTGCGTCATCGCGGCGCGCGTAGTGGCGCCATGGAGAAAAAGACCCTCGCCGCCGTCGCCGGGCTCGTCGCCGGCACTTTGTTCGCCGCGACCAAGGGCCGCGAGCGGCTCGCGCTGTCGCGCGCCAAGCACCCCGGCCCCGGCGGGCACGTCCGCATGGCCAAGCGCATCGCCGGGCAGATCCCCTATTACGCGCATGTCGAGGAACGCTTCTTCCGCGCCGACGCGTGCGACGCCAACATCGCCGCCCGCCGCCGTGCCGGGTTCGAGCGGCTGGCGGCGCTCTATGCCGAGCGCTTCCCCAAGACACTCGCGCTCACCGCCGAGACGCGCGAGGGGCTGTCCGACCTGCAATTCACCGGCCGCTACCGCGTGCCCTTCCCGTTCGCCGCGACGGTGCGCGAACACCTGCCGGTCGGCGCGTTCATGGCGCGATCGGACGGCGCGTGGCTGACCGATCTCGACGGCAACCGCTTGATCGACCTGACTGGCAGCTACGGCGTCAATCTGTTCGGCAACGACTTCTACAAGGCGACGATGCGCGAGGCGCTCGACACCGCCGAACCGCTCGGCGGGGTGCTGGGCAGCTATCATCCGGTCGTCGCCGACAACGTCCGCCGGCTGCGCGCGCTGTCCGGGCTCGACGAGGTGTCCTTCCACATGTCGGGCACCGAGGCGGTGATGCAGGCAGTGCGGCTGGCGCGCTATCACACCGGCAAGCGCCGGCTGGTGCGCTTCGCGGGCGCGTATCACGGCTGGTGGGGCGAGGTGCAGCCCGGCATCGGCAACCCCGTGCCGGCCGATCACACGCTGACGCTCGCCGACCAGTCCGAGCAGACGCTGGCAGTGCTCGCCCGCCGCAAGGACATCGCCTGCGTGCTGGTCAATCCGTTGCAGGCGCTCCATCCCAACGGTGGCGCGCCAGCGGACAGCCAGTTGGTCGACAGCGCGCGCACCGCAGGGGCCGATCTGCCCGCGTATATCGCATGGCTGCGTCGCCTCTCCGAAACCTGCCGCGCCAACGGCATCGTGCTGATCTTCGATGAAGTCTTCATGGGTTTCCGCCTCGCACCCGGCAGCGTTGCGCGGGCGTGGGGCATCGATCCGGACATGATCGTCTGGGGCAAGACGCTCGGCGGCGGGTTGCCGATCGGCGTGCTGACGGGCCGCGCGGCGCTGATGAAGCGCTGGCGCGACGATCGCCCGGTCGACATCTGCTTCGCACGCGGGACGTTCAACGCGCATCCCTATGTGATGGCCGCGACCGACGCCTTCCTGCGCCGGCTCGACACGCCGGAAGTCGCCGCGCTGTATGACGGCATGACCGAACGCTGGAGCGCGCGCGCCACACGGCTCAACACGATGCTTGCGGAGGCGGGACTGCCGCTGTCGGTCGCGCATCTCGAGACGGTGTGGACGATCCTCTACACCCGCCCGTCGCGCTACAACTGGATGCTGCAATATTACCTCCGCGCCGAGGAGATGGCGCTGTCGTGGGTCGGCACCGGGCGGCTGATCTTCAGCCTCGACATCGACGATGCGCTGTTCGCGCAGATCGCCGCGCGGATCGTCGCGGCGGGGCAGGCGATGCAGGCCGATGGCTGGTGGGACGGGCCGGTTTCGACCAACAAGCAATTGAAGCGACAGGCATTGAAGGAGTCGCTGGCGGCGCGGATCAGGGGCGGGTGATGGGGCGCCTGTCCCCTCCCCACTCCGTCATTCCCGCGCAGGCGGGAATCCAGAACCCATGTCGTTACGGCTCGATCGAGACAGTGGCAGCTACCGTCCCGATCCTCACCAGCCATCGCGCGTCTGGATCCCCGCCTTCGCGGGGATGACGAAGCGAACGGGAAACGGGAGCGACGCCTCCCGTCACCCCCGCCGTTACGCCGCGGCGTGCGTGTCGTCGCTACGCCCGTGCTTGATCAATCGCGCTGGCGCGGTGCGATACAGGCGGAAGTCGCTGAACGGGTCGGTGACGATCTTGGTCGCCCAGACGATCCCCGTCTCCAGATCGCGCTCGATCCACAATTGCCCGACCCGGAACAGGACCGCCGCGACACCGAAGAACAACCACCCGAAGCCGACATGCCGCAGGAAGTCCATCGCCCCCTCGGGCCGCTCCAGCAATCCGAACAGCGTCGGCGACAGTGCCAGCACCACCGGGATCGCCAGCCACAATCCCATCAGCACATATTTGCGCATCAGATTGTAGCCGACCTTCACCTCTTCCTTATATTCGTGGCTGACGCCATTCTCTTCGTCATAGTCTTTCGGCTCGAAGAAGAAATGCCCGGCCTGCCGGCTGGTCATCGCCACGCCCCACGCCAGCAGGCTTGCCAGCGCAGCATCGACGAACAGCAACGCATAAGCGGTGATGAACGTGCACGCGCTGACGAAATGCAGGCTCTGGTTGATCAGATCGTGATGGTAGTAACGATGATCGTCCCAGCGCTGCTCCTTCAACTGCGCGCGGAACCCGGGATTGCCCTGCTCATCCTCGAAACGGAGCTTGCGAAGCGACGGCATCATGCCTTCTCCTTGGCGATGCGGACCAGCGAGAAATGTCCGAACGGCGGGATCGCGCGCCGCTCGGTCAGCGACACGTCGCTGCGGGTCGCGATCCAGTCGGTGTAGAGCGCGAACGGGAAGTCAGTCCGGAAGCCGAGCCGCTCGGTGATCGGCATCAATGCGCGCTCGATCCCGCCGCGCAGTCCCTGTTCGGCGCCGACGCGGGTGGTGATGATGATCTCGCCGCCCGGCCGGCAGACCCGCGCGAATTCATCCAGCGCGCGTCGCGGGTTGGCGACCGCACTCACCACATATTGCGCGACGACGACGTCGAACGACTCGTCCGCATAATCCAGCGCCTCGGCATCGCCGACGCGGATCGCATCGATATTGGTCAGGTTCAGCCGTCTGGTGCGCGCGCGCGCCTTGTCGAGCATATCCTCCGAAATATCGATGCCCGTCACGCGGCTGGTCGCGGCATATTGGGGCAGCGAGATGCCGGTGCCGACCCCGACCTCGAGGATCCGGCCCCCGATCCGGTCCGCGGCCCGGATCGCGGCGGCACGCCCCTGTCGGAACACCGGGCCGAACACCAGATCGTACACCGGCGCCCACCGATCATAGGCCAGCGCCACGCCGGCCGTCGTCATCGTCGCTGTCATTCCCGCCGCTTACCTTCGCTGAAGAACCCCGACCGGGCTCCGGAACCGCGACCCTTGTGCGACGGCGAGGTGTCAGCGTGACGACGTTTGAGTGACGGCCATCGTCACCGAACCGAAATGATAGTGACACATCCGACAGTCAAACCTTTATCTTTCAACTTGATCTGGATCACGGACCCAAGTGCAACGGCCTGACGTTCCGCGGCGCGGGACTTTTCTCCCACGAAAGGAAGCAGCCGATGGCCGTGAAATTCGCCGGAACCATGAACGCGATCAATCGCGGACTCGACGAAACCAAGCCCGCCAAGGGCGTCGACATGATCGAGGATTGGGAGGCTGCGCTTGCCGACGTCGACACGCCCGGTGCGAAGGGCATCCTGCGCGACCTCGGATCGCTGCGCAAGCAACTGGAGAAGGACGAGCCCGACGCCGATCGCGTCCATGCGCTGCTCCATCGGCTCGGCGCGGCGACCACCAAGATCGCCGACAAGGCCGAGAAGTCGCAGGACAAGCTCAAGTCGCTCGGCGAAGCGCTGACCGAGGCGGGCGAAGAGGAACACGACGAGGAGGAGGACGCCGAGGCGGCCGCCGCGCCGAAGCGCGCACGCAAGAAGAAGTAAGATTGGTGGGGGGCTGACACACCACCCCTCTACCGTCGCCCCGGACCTGATCCGGGGCCCCGCTTATCTCCAGCCGTGCGAGAAGAAGAAGCGGGGTCCCGGATCAAGTCCGGGATGACGGACGCTTTACCCCGCGATGCCCAGCGCTTCGGCCACCACCTTGTTGACGATCTTGCCGCCACGCACGTTGACGCCTTCCATCAACCCGGCGTCCGCCTCGGCGGCGGCATAGCCACGATCGGCCAGCGCCAGACCGTAGGGCAAGGTCGCATTGTTGAGCGCGTGGCTCGACGTCAGCGGCACCGCGCCCGGCATGTTCGCGACGCAATAATGGATCACGCCATCGACCTCATAGGTCGGCTCGGCATGGGTGGTGGCATGGCTCGTCTCGAAGCACCCGCCCTGATCGATCGCGACATCGACCAGCACCGCGCGCGGCTTCATCAGCTTCAGCATCGGCCGCGTCACCAGCTTCGGCGCCGAGGCGCCGGGGATCAGCACCGCGCCGATCACCGCATCGGCTTCCGAAATCTCGTGCTCGATCGATTCCAGCGTCGAGACGCGCGTCCGCACGCGGCCCTGGAACAGCTCGTCCAGTTCGCGCAGCCGCGGGATCGAGCGATCGATGATCGTCACCTCCGCGCCCAGCCCAACCGCCATCCGCGCGGCATGGGTGCCGACCACGCCGCCGCCCAGCACGACGATCCGCGCCGGCTGCACGCCGGGGACGCCACCGATCAGCACGCCGCGCCCGCCGTTGACCGCCTTGAGCGCGGTGCCGGCCGCCTCGATCGACAACCGTCCCGCGACCTCGCTCATCGGCGCGAGCAGCGGCAGGTGGCCGCGCGCGTCGACCACCGTCTCATACGCCACCGCGGTCACGCCCGACGCCTGCAGGCCCTTCGCCTGTTCGGGATCGGGCGCGAGATGGAGGTAGGTGAACAGGATCTGGTCCTCGCGCAGCTGCACCCACTCGCCGGGCTGCGGCTCCTTGACCTTCACCACCATCTGCGCGGTCGCGAACACTTCCTCGGCGGTGTCGACGATTCCGGCCCCTGCCGCGCGATAGGCGTCGTCGTCGGCGGCGATCCCGGCGCCCGCGCCGGTCTGGACGATCACCTCATGGCCATGCGCGACATATTCGCGCACCGCGCCCGGGGTCAGGCCGACACGATATTCGTGGTTCTTGATTTCCTTGGGCACGCCGATGCGCATGGGTCCGTCTCCTTAGTCTGCGTGCGATCTAGCATGATCCCGACGGCGGAACCGGGCGAACCGCACGCACGCCAGATGACTTTGCGGCGGATTCCTGCATTACCCGGCGGCATGACGCAGAAAAGCTACGTTCCGGATCGAATCGATCGGCGGTTGATCGCATTGTTGCTCGACAATGCCCGCGCCACCGCCTTCACGCTTGCCGAGGCGATCGGCCGCTCGGCGACCGCGGTCGCGCGGCGGCAGCGCGCGCTGGAGGAGGCCGGGATCATTACCGGCTACGCCGCGCGGCTCGATCTGGCACGGCTCGGCCGCGCAACGACGGTGCACATCAAGGTAACGCTGGAAAGCCAGCGTATCGACGTACTCGACGCCTTCGAGACGGCGATTGCCGCCAGCCCGTCGGTCGTGCGCTGTGACCTGATGTCGGGCAGCTACGATTATCTCATCACCGTACGCGCGCGCGACCTCGCCGATTTCGCGCACATTCATCGCGACGAACTTTCCCGGCTGCCCGGCGTCACGCAAATGGAAAGCGGCTTCGTCCTGCGCGAAGTCGTGGCATCGCGGCTGCCACTTTCCTTGCTTGATTAAGCACATAGCACACCGGATCAACCTTGATCCAAATCACAAAACAGGCCAGCACCTTTACCGGCACTGGCCATAGAAACATTTCGTCTTCATCTTCAGACTTCCGGGCCTTCTACTTCTTAACCAGCGATTCAACAAGTCACGGCAAAGACATTCCCTACTGATCTCGATTGGTCGATTTGCTTCGGTCGGGCGCGGAAGGAACAGAAATGGTCACGTGGTTTCAGCAACATGCGCCGATTCGCGCCAAGTTCACGATCCTGGCGCTGGTGTACGGCGCGCTTTCCGCACTGTCGCTCGGCGCGACGATCGCCGCCGTGCAGGACATGCTGCCTGGAACGATCGCGATCGGCCTGGCGACGGGGGCGCTGGTGGCGGTGCTCGTGGTCGCGCTGACGTCACGCGCGCTGATCTGCGCGCCCTATGTCGCGACCGTGGTGCGGATGGAGGCGCTGGCCGCCAACGACCTCGACACCGCGATCGCCTATACCGACCATCGCGACTGCGTCGGCCGCATGACCAAGGCGATGGAGGTGTTCCGACGCAACGGCAAGGCGCTGGCCAGCGCGGCACAGTCGCAGCAGATGGTGGTCGAGGCGCTCGGCACCGGGCTCGGCCGGCTCGCCGACAACGACCTGACCTACCATATCGAGCAGCCGTTCAGCGCCGATTACGATGCGCTGCGCACCAACTTCAACCGGGCGATGGCGGCGGTGTCGGGCACGATCGCGGCGGTGACGAGCGCGGCCAACGGCATCAACAGCGGCGCGGCGGACATTCGTCAGGCGTCGGACGATCTGTCGCAGCGCACCGAGCAACAGGCCGCCTCGCTGGAGGAGACCGCCGCGGCGATGGACGAGATCACCACCACCGTGCGCGAGACCGCGGCCGGCGCACGCCGCGCCAACGATGCGGTCGGCGACGCGCGCGCCGAGGCGGAAAGCTCGGGCGACGTGGTGCGCCGCGCGGTCGACGCGATGGGCGGGATCGAGCGCGCCTCGTCGGAGATCAGCGAGATCATCAGCGTCATCGACGGCATTGCGTTCCAGACCAACCTGCTGGCGCTCAACGCCGGGGTCGAGGCGGCACGCGCGGGCGACGCGGGCAAGGGCTTCGCGGTCGTCGCCAGCGAGGTTCGCGCGCTCGCGCAGCGGTCGGCCGACGCCGCCAAGGACGTCAAGACCAAGATCCTCGCCTCGTCCGAGCAGGTCGAATCGGGGGTGACGCTGGTCAGCGAGACCGGCAAGGCGCTGCAGCGGATCATCGCGCGCATCGGCGAGATCAGCACGCTCGTCTCGACGATCGCGCAATCCGCCGAGCAGCAGGCGACCGGCTTGCAACAGGTCAACACCGCGGTGTCGGAGATGGACGGCGTCACGCAACAGAATGCCGCAATGGTCGAGGAAGCCACCGCCGCCGCGCGCAGCCTCGCCGAGGAAGCCGATCGCCTGACCCGCGAAGTTTCGCGCTTCCGCACCGCGACGACGATGCGGCCGGTCCTTGCCGCGGCGCCCCCCGCTGCGTCGGTCCACGATCTTCAGACGCGCGCCGCCCAGGCTGGCCGCGACCTCGCCCGGACGGTGCGTCGCCCCGTGACCGGTACGCGCGGAACGGCGCTGGCGGTCGCCGATGACGACTGGTCGGAATTCTAGGTGGCAGGGCGGCCCGCCGCATCCTGCGACGGGCCGCCCAAGACCGGCCGGCGGGGCGTCGCCCCGACCGACGACGCAGCTCTGCCGCGGCGGGCATCGCGTTCCTTTCGTCATTCCCGCGCAGGCGGGAATCCAGACGCGCAGGTCCGTCGATAGAAGCGCAACCGTCAGCGTCTCTGGATCCCGCCACCGCGGCAATGACGGGAGTGCCGCTATCCCCGTCCCGCCGCATAGATCGCATCGAGCACCCGCGCCGTCGCGACATGGTCCTCCGCCGCCGCATCGAACCGCGCGCCGGCCGCCAGCCGCTCCGCCCAGTCGACCGCCGCGCGCCCGCCCCAATCGTCGGGCGGCACTGCCAGCGTCTCGCGCGCGGTGCCGCGGAAATGCTCGGCGGTGAAGTCGTAGAACGAGCCGCCGACGTTGCGCAGCGCCGCACCGCCTTCGGTGCCGTAAAAGGCCGCCTCGATCACCGCATCCTGCCCGGCGTTGAGCCGCCACGAACAGGCCAGCCGCACCACGACGCCGTTGTCGAGCCGCACCGTCGCCGCCGCATAATCCTCGACCGCCGCCGCGGTGACCGGCGCGCCGCTCGCATACAGCGCGGCGTCCACATGCTCGGCAACCGCGCCGGGATTGAGCCACAGGGCCAGGTCGGCGAGGTGGATACCGAGATCCATGACACATCCGCCGCCGGACCGCGCACGGTCGTAGAACCATGGCTTGTCCGGCCCATAGGCATTGTGGAAGGTCAGATCGATCGCGAACACACGCCCCAGCGCGCCGCCCCGCACCAGCGGCGCGATCGCGCGCATCCCCGCGGTATGGCGATAGGACAGATCGACCCCCAGCAAGCGGTCGGCGCGCCGGGCCGCCGCCACCACCGCTTCGTTCTCGGCGGCATCGCGGCCAAGCGGCTTCTGGCAGAACACCGCCACCCCCGCCTCCAGCGCCGCGATCGACTGCGCGGCGTGCAGCGCGCTCGGACTGGCGATCACCACCCCGTCGAGCCCGAGCGCCAGCATCTCGTCCAGCGACGCGCAGACCTGCGCGGCGGGCGCGTCCTGCACCGCCGCAGCGACCATCTCCGGCGACGGATCGCTGATCGCGACCGCCTCGACCGCCCCGCTGCCGACCATCGCCGCCATCCGGTGCCGCCCGATCCAGCCAGTGCCGAGGAAACCGATGCGGGGTTTGCTGTGGGTCATGCGTGCGTATCCTGAACTATATTCGTCATTCACGCGAAGGCGGGAATCCAGAACCCATGCCGTGTCGACAGAATAGCGCCGTCAGCGTGTCTGGATTCCCGCCTTCGCGGGAATGACGGAGTTGGTGTGCCTGTGGCCCCGCCTCAGAACGTCACCACCGCCTTCACGAACCCGGCGGGCTTGTCGCGCGTCGCCGCGACCGCCTCGTTCAATTCGGCCAACGAGAAGCGATGCGTCAGCAGCGCGGCGAGATCGACCCGCCCGCCGGCCACCGCCGCCACTGCCTCGTTGAGCCCGCGCAAATTCACCCGCGGGTCGCGTTCGTGCGCGTTGATCACGTCGATCCCCTTCCAGTTCCAGTCCTGCATGTTCACCTGCCGCGCGCCGTCCTGATGATAGCCGGCGACCACCAGCCGCCCGCCGAACCCGACGATCGCCGAGGCGAGGTCGAGCGGCCATTGTTTGCCGACCGCCTCGATCACCCGTTCGCACAGCGCTTCGCCCGTCAATTGCCTGACCCGCTCGATGATCGCCCAGTGATCGTCCATCGCGATCGTCTCGGCCGCGCCGTTCGCGCGCGCCAGCGCCAGCGATTCCGCGCGCCGCGAGATCGCGATCACCCGTGCCCCCGCGTCGCTTGCCAGCTTGGTCAGCACCGCGCCGAGAAAGCCGATCCCGACGATCGCCACCGTCTGCCCGGGCAGCACGTCGGCGCGGCGAAAGATGTTCATCGCGCACGCCAGCGGCTCGCCCGGAAACGCCTGCCCGTCGAGCGCGGGCGGCAGCCGCACCAACTGGTCGACCGCCGCCACGTCATAGGGCGCGAAGCTGTGCCCGGACAGCATCGTCACCCGCTCGCCGATCGCGACATCGGTGACACCCTCGCCCAGCGCATCGACGACGCCCCAGCCCTCATGCCCCATCCCGCCCGCTTCGTTCGGATAGGTCGACCACGGCTGCCCTTCCCACGGCTCGACGTTCGACGCGCACACGCCGCATCCCTCCAGCCGCACGCGCACCTCGCCCGCGCCGGGCTGCGGCACCGGCGCCTCGCGCACCTCGAACCGACCCGGCGCCACCAGCACCGCGGCGGGCATCATGCTTCCATTACCGTGCGACAATCGTTAAACTTTCCATGAATGAACCGCGTGATCTGAACGGCGCGCTCGCCGATAACATCCATCGCCTCGCCGAGCGCCAGCGCCGCGTCGAGGCCGACGCGCCGTGGTCGGACCGGCTCGCGGGCCGGATCACCGGCTTCACCGGGTCGATGACCTTCGTCGCACTGCACCTGACCTTCTTCGGCGGCTGGATCGTGTGGAACCTGTGGCTGACACCCAAGTTCGACCCGACCTTCGTCGTCCTGGCGATGATCGCGTCGGTGGAGGCGATCTTCCTGTCCACCTTCGTCCTCATCAGCCAGAACCGCATGGCCGCGCAGGCGCAGGCGCGCGCCGACCTCGACCTGCACATCAACCTGCTCGCCGAACACGAACTGTCGCGCCTGACCGCGCTGGTCCGGCAGATCGCCGAACGCGTCGGGGTCACGCCCCCCGACGACATTCCGGAGATCGAACGCGACGTCCGCGCCGAGGACGTGCTCGACACGCTCGACCGCGTTACGCCACCGCCTTCTGGCTCGTGACCGCGGCGGGCGCGTAGCGGTCGATCATACACGCGCAGAAATCAGCGAACGCCTGCGGATCACGCGCCGCGCTGGTGTGATGCGGCTGGATGCCGAGATGCTCGGGCGTAAAGCAGAAGGTGACGGTCGTGTCGAACTCGGCGAGCGCCTCCATCTGCCGATCGAACCAGTCGACCGCATTGGGGCGGAAGCTGTCGGCCCAGCTCAATCCGGTGCGCAGCTTCTTCGTCCCCAGTCGCTTCATCCACGTCACCGCATCGTCGAGCCGCGAGTCCTCGAAGTGGAACCATTGCATCAGCCCCATCTCCGACGCGACCTTGGCATAGCTGTCGAGCGACGGCTTGGGCGTCCCGTCCTCGCGGATCAGCCCCATGTAGAAGTGCCGGTAATAGCTCGATCCCTCCGCCTCGCGGTGGCGCGTGGTCGCACCCCATTCCTGCGGCAGGTCGAACAGCGAGTACCAATAGATGCGCGGCACGCGCCCGATCAGCAGCTCGGCGGTCTTTTCGACCCCGAACACCTGCACCTCCTCGGCGCCGAACGAGCCGACCCCGACCTCGGTCACCCACACCGGCTTGTCGGTCACCGCCTCGATCTCGGCGATCTTGGCGGGCCAGTCGTGGATCGACCACAGGTTCCAGTCGAGCGGGAAGCCGTGCACCGCGATCACGTCGACCGCGTCGAGGCACCCGTGCCCCTCCAGCCGCTTCACCCACAGCGGGTCGATCGGCGACATGCCCCCCAGCACGCGCGTCACCGCCGGATTGACCGCCGCGATCGACGCGCCCGCACGCTTCACGGTGTCGGCGAACAGCGACCAGTCGGGGTCGACCTCCGGATCCCAGTGCGACTTGTTGTTCGGCTCGTTCCAGATCATCGCGGCTTCGATCACGCGCGCACTCCCCCCTTGAATGGATAGACCGCCGCCGGCCCGTGCTCCGCAAAGGGCACGTCGCTGATGCGGCAGAGATAGACGTCGTCCTGCGGATGCGCGGTCACCGTGAAGCCGGCGGCGCGCAGCATCGCTTCCGAACAGGCGCGGTTGGGCGCCCACCAATTGGTCCAGTCGCCCGCGAACTTGCGCTCGATGAAGTGCAGCTTCGGATAATCGCGGTCGTCGAAATAGTCGGGCGGGGTCCAGGTGCCGGGCACGTAGAAGGGATGATCCTCCGGCACCTGCGCATCGTCTTTCGACCCCTGCTGCATCGTCTGGAACAGCATCAGACCGCCCGCGACATGCTCGCGGATCAGGTCGAGCGCCAGCAGCGGATGCCGCAGATGGTAGAGCACACCCATGAAGATCACGAGGTCGAACCGCTCGCCGAGCTGCGCGACGTCATAGACCGACAGGTTGCGGAACTCGACGCTGTCGCCGAAGCCCAGCGCCTCGCTCGCCAGCCGCGCCTGCGCGAGATAGCGGTCGTCGGAATCGATCCCGACCACCCGCGCCGCGCCGCGTCGCTTCATCTCGACCGAATAGAAGCCGGCGTTGCAGCCGATATCGAGCACAGTCTTGCCAGTCAGATCCTCCGGCAGGCAGACGCCGAACTCGGCGAACTTGTTGCCGGGATAATCGAGCAGAAAGTGATCGGGCGCGGTCTGCACGCCACCGGGCAGATGAATGTTGTGAAACCATGGGGCGAGTTCGGCGACCCGCGCGCGCAAATCTTCGGTCATCGATCCCCCGTCACCCTTCGACAGCATCAACTATCCTTCGACGGGCGCGTTCCACCCGCTTGATCTCGCTCAACTTAATAGTTCGGAACCGCCGCCGGGGTGTGCGGCGTTTGCGGCGGCATGAGCGATCACGGCTGGACCCGGGCGATGCGCGAGGAGCGCTACGAGGACGCCTGGGCGATCGAGCGGGACGTGCTTGCCGCACGCGATCCCGCGACGCGCGACGATCCGGCGCTCCCTTATCACCAGCGCTGGGTGTGGGACGGCGGGCCGGTCGAGGATCGCGCCGTGCTGGTGCGCTGCTATCACGGGCTCGGCGACACGCTGCAATTCGCGCGCTTCCTTCCGGTGCTGGCGCAGCGTGCGCGATCGGTGACCGTCGAGGCCCCGGCGCGGCTCCACGCCTTGCTGCACTTCCCCGGCGTCACGCTCGCCACGTTCGACGTCGCGCATCCGCTGCCGCCGTCGGCGTGCGACATCGAGATCACCGAGCTTCCCGCCGCGCTCCGCTGCACGCCACGTGACGTTCCCGTCCCCTATCTGAACGCCGCGCCCGCCCCGCTTGCCGACGACACGATCGGGTTGTGCTGGCAGGCCGGCGACTGGGATGCCGAACGCTGGGTGCCGCCCGCGCTGCTCGCACCGATCGCGTCGCGGCACGCGTGCCTGTCGCTGGTCAGCGCGCCGACCACGCTGACCGTCATCAACCCCGAAGGCTGCCCGTTCGATCTCACCGCGACCGCCGCGCTCGTCGCGGGTTGCGCGCTGGTCATCACCGTCGACACGATGATCGCCCATCTCGCCGGCGCGCTCGGTCGCCCGACATGGCTGCTGCTCAAGGCCGCGCCCGACTGGCGCTGGGACCCGGCCCGCCGCGACAGCGCCTGGTA
It encodes:
- a CDS encoding aminotransferase class III-fold pyridoxal phosphate-dependent enzyme, producing MEKKTLAAVAGLVAGTLFAATKGRERLALSRAKHPGPGGHVRMAKRIAGQIPYYAHVEERFFRADACDANIAARRRAGFERLAALYAERFPKTLALTAETREGLSDLQFTGRYRVPFPFAATVREHLPVGAFMARSDGAWLTDLDGNRLIDLTGSYGVNLFGNDFYKATMREALDTAEPLGGVLGSYHPVVADNVRRLRALSGLDEVSFHMSGTEAVMQAVRLARYHTGKRRLVRFAGAYHGWWGEVQPGIGNPVPADHTLTLADQSEQTLAVLARRKDIACVLVNPLQALHPNGGAPADSQLVDSARTAGADLPAYIAWLRRLSETCRANGIVLIFDEVFMGFRLAPGSVARAWGIDPDMIVWGKTLGGGLPIGVLTGRAALMKRWRDDRPVDICFARGTFNAHPYVMAATDAFLRRLDTPEVAALYDGMTERWSARATRLNTMLAEAGLPLSVAHLETVWTILYTRPSRYNWMLQYYLRAEEMALSWVGTGRLIFSLDIDDALFAQIAARIVAAGQAMQADGWWDGPVSTNKQLKRQALKESLAARIRGG
- a CDS encoding class I SAM-dependent methyltransferase, with translation MTTAGVALAYDRWAPVYDLVFGPVFRQGRAAAIRAADRIGGRILEVGVGTGISLPQYAATSRVTGIDISEDMLDKARARTRRLNLTNIDAIRVGDAEALDYADESFDVVVAQYVVSAVANPRRALDEFARVCRPGGEIIITTRVGAEQGLRGGIERALMPITERLGFRTDFPFALYTDWIATRSDVSLTERRAIPPFGHFSLVRIAKEKA
- a CDS encoding methyl-accepting chemotaxis protein — its product is MVTWFQQHAPIRAKFTILALVYGALSALSLGATIAAVQDMLPGTIAIGLATGALVAVLVVALTSRALICAPYVATVVRMEALAANDLDTAIAYTDHRDCVGRMTKAMEVFRRNGKALASAAQSQQMVVEALGTGLGRLADNDLTYHIEQPFSADYDALRTNFNRAMAAVSGTIAAVTSAANGINSGAADIRQASDDLSQRTEQQAASLEETAAAMDEITTTVRETAAGARRANDAVGDARAEAESSGDVVRRAVDAMGGIERASSEISEIISVIDGIAFQTNLLALNAGVEAARAGDAGKGFAVVASEVRALAQRSADAAKDVKTKILASSEQVESGVTLVSETGKALQRIIARIGEISTLVSTIAQSAEQQATGLQQVNTAVSEMDGVTQQNAAMVEEATAAARSLAEEADRLTREVSRFRTATTMRPVLAAAPPAASVHDLQTRAAQAGRDLARTVRRPVTGTRGTALAVADDDWSEF
- a CDS encoding Gfo/Idh/MocA family oxidoreductase, translating into MTHSKPRIGFLGTGWIGRHRMAAMVGSGAVEAVAISDPSPEMVAAAVQDAPAAQVCASLDEMLALGLDGVVIASPSALHAAQSIAALEAGVAVFCQKPLGRDAAENEAVVAAARRADRLLGVDLSYRHTAGMRAIAPLVRGGALGRVFAIDLTFHNAYGPDKPWFYDRARSGGGCVMDLGIHLADLALWLNPGAVAEHVDAALYASGAPVTAAAVEDYAAATVRLDNGVVVRLACSWRLNAGQDAVIEAAFYGTEGGAALRNVGGSFYDFTAEHFRGTARETLAVPPDDWGGRAAVDWAERLAAGARFDAAAEDHVATARVLDAIYAAGRG
- a CDS encoding DUF1003 domain-containing protein, with amino-acid sequence MNEPRDLNGALADNIHRLAERQRRVEADAPWSDRLAGRITGFTGSMTFVALHLTFFGGWIVWNLWLTPKFDPTFVVLAMIASVEAIFLSTFVLISQNRMAAQAQARADLDLHINLLAEHELSRLTALVRQIAERVGVTPPDDIPEIERDVRAEDVLDTLDRVTPPPSGS
- the ald gene encoding alanine dehydrogenase translates to MRIGVPKEIKNHEYRVGLTPGAVREYVAHGHEVIVQTGAGAGIAADDDAYRAAGAGIVDTAEEVFATAQMVVKVKEPQPGEWVQLREDQILFTYLHLAPDPEQAKGLQASGVTAVAYETVVDARGHLPLLAPMSEVAGRLSIEAAGTALKAVNGGRGVLIGGVPGVQPARIVVLGGGVVGTHAARMAVGLGAEVTIIDRSIPRLRELDELFQGRVRTRVSTLESIEHEISEADAVIGAVLIPGASAPKLVTRPMLKLMKPRAVLVDVAIDQGGCFETSHATTHAEPTYEVDGVIHYCVANMPGAVPLTSSHALNNATLPYGLALADRGYAAAEADAGLMEGVNVRGGKIVNKVVAEALGIAG
- a CDS encoding Lrp/AsnC family transcriptional regulator, with the protein product MVLDFLGHADAHGSVSLVCVRSSMIPTAEPGEPHARQMTLRRIPALPGGMTQKSYVPDRIDRRLIALLLDNARATAFTLAEAIGRSATAVARRQRALEEAGIITGYAARLDLARLGRATTVHIKVTLESQRIDVLDAFETAIAASPSVVRCDLMSGSYDYLITVRARDLADFAHIHRDELSRLPGVTQMESGFVLREVVASRLPLSLLD
- a CDS encoding zinc-binding dehydrogenase, which gives rise to MPAAVLVAPGRFEVREAPVPQPGAGEVRVRLEGCGVCASNVEPWEGQPWSTYPNEAGGMGHEGWGVVDALGEGVTDVAIGERVTMLSGHSFAPYDVAAVDQLVRLPPALDGQAFPGEPLACAMNIFRRADVLPGQTVAIVGIGFLGAVLTKLASDAGARVIAISRRAESLALARANGAAETIAMDDHWAIIERVRQLTGEALCERVIEAVGKQWPLDLASAIVGFGGRLVVAGYHQDGARQVNMQDWNWKGIDVINAHERDPRVNLRGLNEAVAAVAGGRVDLAALLTHRFSLAELNEAVAATRDKPAGFVKAVVTF